A window of Streptomyces sp. SAI-127 contains these coding sequences:
- a CDS encoding glycosyltransferase, with translation MRILFSAPGSAAHVFPMVPTAQALRSAGHDVLFAGQAPVTVLRPTGFPLVEVGDGTTTAEIFARFSTNGPKELTQEEINRLAVIGFTEHSRSALDDLVRLAETWRPDMIVHATMQGTAPLVAAALGIPTVVHNFGVTAGLPYVEGMAAELADEYRARGVTGPPERTVLDVVPASLGGDGTGWRVRYVPFNGGGPVPADLVARGGRQRVVVTLGTALSRTAGARYVDRLIEQAATVDADFLLALGGADLAPLGELPPNVKPLSDWVPLAQLLAGCDAVVHHGGAGTMMAAAAVGIPQLFLPSGADHFTNAAAATAQGFALRAEPQVVDGDLLDTLLNDDALRKAALAMRDEIAGLPSPADLVGDIEDLTTAAR, from the coding sequence ATGCGAATCCTGTTCAGCGCCCCGGGCTCGGCCGCGCATGTCTTCCCCATGGTCCCGACCGCCCAAGCCCTGCGGTCGGCCGGTCACGACGTCCTGTTCGCCGGGCAGGCCCCGGTCACCGTGCTGAGGCCGACCGGGTTTCCCCTGGTCGAGGTGGGCGACGGAACCACCACGGCCGAGATCTTCGCTCGCTTCAGCACGAACGGGCCGAAGGAGCTCACGCAGGAGGAGATCAACCGCCTCGCCGTGATCGGCTTCACCGAGCACAGCCGGTCCGCCCTGGACGACCTGGTCCGGCTGGCCGAGACGTGGCGGCCGGACATGATCGTGCACGCCACGATGCAAGGTACGGCGCCACTCGTCGCTGCCGCGCTGGGCATCCCCACAGTGGTCCACAACTTCGGTGTGACCGCGGGCCTGCCCTACGTCGAAGGAATGGCCGCCGAGCTGGCCGACGAGTACCGGGCCCGCGGGGTGACCGGGCCGCCCGAACGCACCGTGCTCGACGTGGTCCCCGCCTCGCTCGGCGGCGACGGCACGGGCTGGCGGGTCAGGTACGTGCCGTTCAACGGCGGCGGCCCGGTGCCGGCGGACCTGGTCGCGCGCGGCGGGCGGCAGCGGGTCGTGGTCACGCTCGGCACGGCGCTGTCGCGGACGGCAGGCGCGCGGTACGTCGACCGGCTGATCGAACAGGCGGCCACGGTGGACGCCGACTTCCTGCTCGCCCTCGGCGGCGCCGACCTCGCGCCGCTGGGCGAACTGCCGCCCAACGTAAAGCCGTTGTCGGACTGGGTGCCGCTCGCCCAGCTGCTGGCCGGCTGCGACGCCGTGGTCCACCACGGCGGAGCGGGCACCATGATGGCCGCGGCGGCCGTCGGCATCCCGCAGCTGTTCCTGCCGAGTGGTGCCGACCACTTCACCAATGCCGCGGCTGCCACTGCGCAGGGCTTCGCCCTGCGCGCCGAGCCCCAGGTGGTGGACGGCGACCTGCTCGACACCCTCCTGAACGACGACGCCCTGCGCAAGGCCGCCCTTGCCATGCGTGACGAGATCGCCGGGCTCCCCTCCCCGGCCGACCTGGTGGGCGACATCGAGGACCTGACGACGGCAGCGCGCTGA
- a CDS encoding DUF1269 domain-containing protein, protein MSVNENAVALRFADRAAAYQALSELKYLSPATTEVRAAVLVERLQDGAVRVPEGMDGEEGRNTAVGGLVGSLVGILGGPLGVLMGWGVGALIGGGHDYKRAEQAATAVGVFAQQVPPGGTAILAEVRESDTQSLDQLAIRYDAVLERRPADSLRTELKAMEEAAEQARKEQARQERDRKREERKARHGASTHMQAATA, encoded by the coding sequence ATGTCCGTGAACGAGAACGCCGTTGCCCTGCGCTTCGCCGACCGGGCCGCCGCGTATCAGGCGCTCAGTGAACTGAAGTACCTCAGCCCCGCCACGACCGAGGTCCGTGCCGCCGTCCTGGTCGAGCGCCTCCAGGACGGCGCGGTGCGCGTCCCCGAGGGCATGGACGGCGAGGAGGGGAGGAACACCGCGGTCGGCGGGCTGGTCGGCTCGCTCGTCGGCATCCTCGGCGGACCCCTCGGCGTGCTGATGGGCTGGGGCGTCGGCGCGCTGATCGGGGGAGGCCACGACTACAAGCGGGCCGAACAGGCCGCCACTGCCGTAGGCGTCTTCGCCCAGCAGGTACCGCCGGGCGGCACGGCCATCCTGGCCGAGGTCAGGGAGTCCGACACCCAGTCCCTGGACCAGCTGGCCATACGCTACGACGCCGTCCTCGAACGCCGCCCCGCCGACTCCCTCCGCACCGAACTGAAAGCCATGGAAGAAGCCGCCGAGCAGGCGAGGAAGGAGCAGGCGCGGCAAGAGCGGGACCGCAAGCGCGAGGAGCGGAAGGCGCGGCACGGCGCCTCGACGCACATGCAGGCGGCCACCGCGTAA
- a CDS encoding helix-turn-helix transcriptional regulator yields the protein MIHAQQLLEVRLTRSGTATQALCRPCARPGGLSLREVQVLAELTRGRTNREIAGNLSIAVRTVVTHIEHILAKLDLPNRAAAAARAAAWGLEPIPGHSNKSTP from the coding sequence GTGATCCACGCACAGCAACTGCTCGAAGTGCGTCTGACACGGTCCGGCACCGCGACCCAAGCCCTCTGTCGGCCTTGCGCTCGTCCCGGCGGACTTTCTCTCCGCGAAGTCCAGGTCCTGGCCGAACTGACCCGCGGCCGCACGAACCGCGAGATCGCCGGCAACCTGTCGATCGCAGTGCGCACGGTCGTCACGCACATCGAGCACATTCTCGCCAAACTGGACCTTCCCAATCGCGCCGCAGCAGCCGCCCGAGCGGCCGCTTGGGGACTTGAACCGATCCCGGGGCACAGCAACAAGAGCACGCCTTGA